The Deltaproteobacteria bacterium genome includes a region encoding these proteins:
- a CDS encoding AMP-binding protein translates to MNDLAIFQLVGASAPQPDKVLFIFLGDDGTEEIVTWGLLYENVNRCARILKKCGVEKGDCFALFMKNHPEFLYALFAALSLGAVAVPIDPRSKGRKLSFQMQNTRAKAILLTDDLLPAFKEVKAEIPGVKVAGVAYKKWHGIPVDPAYPSLNDLLASESGAQLTGLPPLDFAAPVQIIHTSGTTGDPKGVVLKADRFMVYGFMASLIWNYQPDDVLYTGLSMTHGNAQSATILPAMAKNITAVISERFTKSRLWDICRKYGVTSFSLLGGMMSGIYNEPVRPDDAANPVRRVISAGTPRAIWEDFAKRFDVAIHEWYGAVEGGLAHNPPGTGPVGSFGKPPSDMLEMKIVDEADNEVPAGVKGELISRMKSGATEVAYYGKEKESAEKTRGGWLRSGDICHTDADGFFYFDFRKGGGLRRHGDFIQPDYVEKMIGEDESVSEVVVYGIPSRAGAPGESDLVAAVAPFPGQAVNVESVKRRCMEKLERNSVPSWLQIVPEIPKTVSEKPLDRLLRDAFSPTAENVVAL, encoded by the coding sequence ATGAACGATCTTGCCATATTTCAGCTGGTGGGGGCCTCGGCCCCGCAGCCGGACAAGGTGCTCTTCATCTTCCTGGGCGACGACGGGACCGAGGAAATCGTCACCTGGGGGCTTCTTTACGAAAACGTCAACAGGTGCGCCCGCATCCTTAAAAAATGCGGCGTGGAAAAGGGTGACTGTTTCGCCCTTTTCATGAAAAACCACCCGGAGTTTCTCTACGCACTTTTCGCGGCCCTGTCCCTTGGGGCCGTGGCGGTTCCCATAGACCCGCGATCCAAGGGCCGGAAGCTCAGCTTCCAGATGCAAAACACAAGGGCAAAGGCGATACTTCTTACTGACGACCTTCTGCCCGCCTTCAAGGAGGTAAAAGCCGAAATCCCCGGCGTGAAAGTGGCGGGCGTGGCGTACAAGAAGTGGCACGGGATTCCCGTGGACCCGGCCTATCCGTCGCTGAACGATCTTCTGGCCTCGGAAAGCGGGGCGCAGCTAACAGGCCTTCCGCCCCTGGACTTCGCGGCCCCGGTCCAGATAATCCACACATCCGGCACAACCGGCGACCCCAAGGGCGTGGTCCTCAAGGCCGACCGCTTCATGGTGTACGGCTTCATGGCGTCCCTTATCTGGAACTACCAGCCTGACGACGTTCTCTACACCGGCCTTTCCATGACCCACGGAAACGCCCAGTCGGCGACGATTCTTCCGGCAATGGCGAAAAACATAACCGCCGTCATTTCCGAGCGCTTCACCAAAAGCCGCCTCTGGGACATCTGCCGCAAATACGGGGTGACCAGCTTCTCGCTTTTAGGCGGCATGATGAGCGGCATATATAATGAACCGGTAAGGCCGGATGACGCCGCAAACCCCGTGCGCCGGGTCATCAGCGCCGGAACCCCACGGGCCATCTGGGAGGATTTCGCCAAACGCTTCGATGTGGCCATCCACGAGTGGTACGGCGCAGTGGAGGGCGGGCTTGCCCACAATCCGCCGGGCACGGGCCCCGTAGGCTCATTCGGAAAGCCGCCTTCTGACATGCTGGAAATGAAGATCGTGGATGAGGCCGACAACGAGGTTCCGGCGGGCGTCAAGGGCGAGCTCATCAGCCGCATGAAAAGCGGGGCCACGGAAGTCGCCTATTACGGGAAAGAGAAGGAGTCAGCCGAAAAGACGCGGGGCGGCTGGCTGCGCTCCGGCGACATCTGCCACACGGACGCCGACGGCTTCTTCTACTTCGATTTCCGCAAGGGCGGGGGCCTGCGGCGTCACGGGGACTTCATCCAGCCCGACTACGTGGAAAAGATGATCGGCGAGGACGAATCGGTATCGGAGGTGGTGGTTTACGGCATTCCCTCCAGGGCCGGTGCTCCGGGGGAAAGCGACCTTGTGGCGGCCGTCGCGCCCTTTCCGGGGCAGGCCGTCAACGTGGAATCCGTCAAAAGGCGCTGCATGGAAAAGCTGGAGAGAAACTCGGTTCCGAGCTGGCTTCAGATTGTTCCTGAAATCCCCAAGACCGTCTCCGAAAAGCCCCTGGACCGGCTTTTGAGGGATGCTTTTTCGCCCACGGCTGAAAACGTTGTGGCTCTTTAA
- a CDS encoding nitroreductase family protein — MEEIGKSYLPDTAFPARTVDKEKCARCGRCIEACPTGGFVKGKDGFPEPVGYGGFKEACINCWNCVAMCPEGAINLEGPFAIKEGPYKSRLTGVMDYPRPIAGDTRPYAEIEESLTGVERVIYTRRSNRLFKKKEVPKELLHRIIEAGRFAPSAGNCQPVKVVVITDQALISEIENGAMKVLRLFKNLYLEKTGKRKAWRAALFGALTLFMAGKTDPRPFTAMDKADKDKNVIYWHAPAVIFILKNKVGISNPDLDCGMCAQNMVLAAHSLGLGTCYIGLAVEPLGYPQNAALRRKLGIVHPWEAVTSIAVGWPKGKIDGIVKRDTFQVEWK; from the coding sequence ATGGAAGAAATCGGCAAATCCTATCTTCCTGACACGGCCTTTCCGGCCCGCACGGTGGATAAGGAAAAATGCGCCAGATGCGGCAGGTGCATAGAGGCCTGCCCCACGGGCGGATTCGTGAAGGGCAAGGACGGCTTCCCCGAACCCGTCGGCTACGGCGGATTCAAAGAGGCTTGCATCAACTGCTGGAACTGCGTGGCCATGTGCCCGGAAGGGGCAATAAACCTTGAAGGCCCATTCGCCATAAAGGAAGGCCCCTACAAGAGCCGCCTCACGGGCGTTATGGACTATCCCCGGCCCATCGCGGGTGACACGCGGCCCTACGCCGAAATCGAGGAATCCCTGACCGGAGTCGAGCGGGTCATCTACACCCGCCGAAGCAACCGCCTTTTCAAGAAAAAGGAGGTGCCGAAGGAGCTTCTCCACAGGATCATCGAGGCGGGCCGCTTCGCGCCTTCAGCCGGAAACTGCCAGCCGGTGAAGGTGGTGGTGATAACCGACCAGGCCCTTATTTCCGAGATCGAAAACGGGGCCATGAAGGTTCTTCGGCTCTTCAAGAACCTCTACCTGGAAAAAACCGGCAAGCGCAAGGCGTGGCGGGCGGCCCTCTTCGGGGCGCTCACTCTGTTCATGGCCGGAAAGACCGACCCCCGGCCCTTCACGGCAATGGACAAGGCCGACAAGGACAAGAACGTCATCTACTGGCACGCGCCGGCGGTCATCTTCATACTGAAAAACAAGGTGGGCATCTCGAACCCCGACCTCGACTGCGGCATGTGCGCACAGAACATGGTGCTCGCGGCCCATTCCCTTGGTCTCGGAACCTGCTACATAGGACTGGCGGTGGAGCCTCTGGGCTACCCGCAAAACGCGGCCCTGCGGCGCAAGCTCGGCATAGTCCACCCCTGGGAGGCCGTGACGTCCATCGCGGTTGGCTGGCCCAAGGGGAAGATCGACGGAATTGTCAAACGGGATACGTTTCAAGTCGAATGGAAATAA
- a CDS encoding thiolase family protein codes for MDNVFIIGLGMIRFGKYPDKTVRQLATEVTELALVDAGLTKDDLEAALFSNTFWGMYTNQHSIRGEVVMRGMGIGKIPVTNVENACAGASTALHHAYVGVKAGMYDVAIAIGSEKITHPDKAFALGAYASCMDLENIEAGIKLFMEMSERFKHITGGQDDGAPGQGRSIFMDAYAMGARWHMDKFGSTQRQLATICAKNHFHGSLNPLAQYQQDMTVDEVMKDKPVAYPLTRAMCAPVGDGAAAAIVCSESYLKKLTGARPIKILASVLGTGRDRTLDEEDIGERLVKKAYNIAGIGPKDVSLAELHDATSYGELHQTEAMGFCPMGEGGPFAESGATKLGGLLPVNTSGGLECRGHPIGASGLAQIYEIGLQLRGEAGKRQVEGARIGLAENGGGNIGVEEAAMCIHLLQRV; via the coding sequence ATGGATAACGTCTTTATAATCGGCCTGGGCATGATCCGGTTCGGGAAGTACCCCGATAAGACCGTGCGGCAACTGGCCACCGAGGTCACCGAGCTTGCTCTTGTGGACGCCGGGCTCACCAAGGATGACCTGGAAGCGGCCTTGTTCTCCAACACCTTCTGGGGAATGTACACCAACCAGCATTCCATAAGGGGCGAGGTGGTCATGCGCGGCATGGGAATCGGCAAAATCCCCGTCACCAACGTGGAAAACGCCTGCGCGGGCGCGTCCACGGCCCTCCACCACGCCTACGTGGGCGTCAAGGCCGGAATGTACGATGTCGCCATCGCCATCGGCTCGGAGAAAATCACCCACCCCGATAAAGCCTTCGCCCTTGGAGCCTACGCATCCTGCATGGACCTCGAAAACATCGAGGCCGGCATCAAGCTTTTCATGGAGATGAGCGAGCGCTTCAAGCACATAACCGGCGGCCAGGACGACGGGGCCCCCGGCCAGGGCCGCTCCATTTTCATGGACGCCTACGCAATGGGCGCGCGCTGGCACATGGACAAGTTCGGCTCCACTCAAAGGCAGCTTGCGACGATCTGCGCCAAGAACCACTTTCACGGCTCCTTAAACCCCCTTGCCCAGTATCAGCAGGACATGACCGTGGACGAGGTGATGAAGGACAAGCCCGTGGCCTATCCGTTGACAAGGGCCATGTGCGCCCCGGTTGGCGACGGAGCCGCTGCGGCAATCGTCTGCTCGGAATCCTACCTCAAAAAGCTAACCGGGGCGCGGCCCATAAAAATACTGGCGTCGGTTCTCGGAACGGGCCGCGACAGGACCCTGGATGAAGAGGACATCGGCGAGCGGCTCGTGAAAAAAGCCTACAACATAGCCGGAATCGGGCCAAAGGACGTGAGCCTAGCCGAGCTTCACGACGCCACCAGCTACGGAGAGCTTCACCAGACCGAGGCGATGGGCTTCTGCCCCATGGGCGAGGGGGGACCATTCGCGGAATCGGGAGCCACCAAACTTGGCGGCCTCCTGCCCGTGAACACCTCAGGCGGGCTTGAATGCCGGGGCCATCCCATCGGAGCCTCCGGTCTTGCCCAGATTTACGAGATAGGCTTGCAGCTAAGGGGCGAGGCTGGAAAGCGGCAGGTGGAGGGCGCTCGCATAGGGCTTGCGGAAAACGGCGGAGGAAACATAGGAGTAGAAGAGGCCGCCATGTGCATTCATCTCCTCCAGAGGGTCTGA
- a CDS encoding nucleoside 2-deoxyribosyltransferase gives MTHSKKIRVYCSGPLFSPEERAAMASISEALEKAGFETFLPQRDGLEYWVMGLANTPVALPGVTGLVHRAIFAVDVFQIFEGCDALVFNMNGRVPDEGAVAETAMAFTAGKPLVIYKNDDRTVFGGHDNSMVSGLSVSFSKVRNVEEIPSEVALAMKKSPPSPYSDGNIPRGVQGVISQGRQVDRLLRAAKYARPNVESLLKHIEKIYS, from the coding sequence ATGACCCATTCGAAAAAAATCCGCGTATACTGCTCAGGGCCGCTGTTTTCGCCGGAGGAGCGGGCTGCCATGGCCTCGATTTCCGAGGCCCTGGAAAAGGCCGGTTTCGAGACCTTTCTGCCCCAGCGCGACGGCCTTGAGTACTGGGTCATGGGGCTGGCCAATACGCCGGTGGCCCTTCCGGGGGTGACGGGCCTCGTTCACCGGGCGATTTTCGCCGTGGACGTTTTTCAGATTTTTGAAGGCTGCGACGCCCTGGTGTTCAACATGAACGGCAGGGTTCCCGACGAAGGCGCTGTGGCGGAAACCGCAATGGCCTTCACAGCCGGAAAGCCCCTGGTAATCTACAAGAACGACGACCGCACGGTTTTCGGCGGCCACGACAACTCCATGGTGAGCGGCCTTTCCGTGAGCTTCTCCAAGGTGCGCAACGTGGAGGAAATCCCCTCCGAAGTGGCCTTAGCCATGAAAAAATCTCCGCCCTCGCCCTATTCCGATGGCAACATCCCCAGGGGCGTGCAAGGCGTAATCAGCCAGGGCCGCCAGGTTGACCGCCTTCTCCGGGCCGCCAAATACGCAAGGCCGAACGTGGAAAGCCTTCTGAAACACATAGAAAAAATCTATTCATGA